CCGTACAAAAACTACCATGGGCTAATAAACACCACTTCTAAACAATAGGCCCACATGTTCAAAATGTTGGCGACTAAAACTTCCTAGGGGGAAGTACCTAGGCCTGGCAAGTACACTGGAATGCACAGCTACATGTAACTAGCCTGGTGGGCTACTTTGCAAAAAGCATTTAAGCACAATGCGCAATTGGGATTGTGAGGATTTGAAAACCAAAGTTCCGACACATCCCTGTTATGTTAAATGGCTTTTGATTTGCAcacctgaacaaagatattgaccaaAGATCAGACAAaacagggagactgccaacatcaGGGCTAGAAAGGTTAGTTGGTATAGCGCTGAcctgttaatctggaggtcgcatGCTCAAGTCCTAAGTGAACTTTTCTTTGTACAACCCTAAATTATAGTCTTATTTGTTAATCTTTTTTTCCACAGATCATGATCAGAAGTATATTTCTCTTCCTCGATAGAACTTATGTCCTTCAAAACTCCTTTGTTTCTTCACTCTGGTAAGTCTCTTGCAATTCGTCTATCCTAAATTCACTGCTGCTTGACCTCAGAACACAGAACAATCTTAAAGGACAGCTCAAAATTCATCTCTTCAAGCAGGCATTTTAATCCGGACTTTTGACTTTGCGAACCGGCGCCCTTGAATagcattttttgtcaaatactCTGCGCTTTATAAGTGTTGTTattattcttcttcttattattaaaggtagggtcatagattgatAAATACTCCGCAAATAATTGCCATTCAAAATACACTACCAGGGGTTGTTACAAAACTAAACCCATAGAGTTGCTAAAAACTAAGTTATCAACCAAATAAAAGTATTATGTATTTTGAATCAATCAAACTTGGGCAAAATCAGTGTTTGATAGGCACCTAACTCcctcattttttctttttagggaTATGGGATTGGATCTGTTCCGCTCCCACATCATCAGCAACAAGACTGTGCAAATGCGAACAGTAGAGGGCCTCCTTCAACTGATTGAGAGCGAGCGAGGCGGCGATGTCGTCGACCACAGCCTTCTAAAGAGCCTCCTCAGGATGTTGTCTGATCTTCAGATCTATGAAGAGGCGTTTGAGAAGAAGTTCTTGGATGCGACAGAAAGGCTCTACGCTGCTGAGGGAAAGCAACTTATGCACGAGAGAGATGTAAGTTCTCAATTGGGTTCTTAACATCACTTGGGATCATTTCTTTATAATAGCTCAgggtgttatacatgtacataaatggTAAAGGAAAATACATTGTTTGATTTTCCGAAGACTAGAGGCATTTGAGAATAAGTTCTTGGATGCGAAAGTTCAGTAAGTTCTGTTTTAACaatgtttgaatttttatttttcctaCAAGGGGAGCCGTGTACCGTCGGCAGCAAATTTTGAGGCTATGTATAAATGTGCATGTTTATAGTATTTTAGATTCCAAATATTTTGTCATGACGGATTACCAAATAatctttttctgtttttaatttgtaaaggTTCCGGAGTACTTGGCCCACGTCGACCGTAGACTAGAGGAAGAATCTCAACGAATAATGTACTACCTAGACCACACCACAAGAAAATCGCTAATAGCCTGTGTTGAAAAGCAGCTAATGGAGACGCACATCTCGATGATTCTCCAGAAAGGTGAGTTGATCTTAATCCTTGGTTCTCTGAGCTCAGTTTAAACAATCTGCGCATGGAGAGTTGAGCTTGTGTTGTGTCATTACCAAAGGGGTCTAGCTTGCCGGACCCCTTGTTTGACTGACGTCTAATTCGCCTCACAGGTCATTATTACATGTATGGCCACAGGACTGCTATGATCGTGATGATAGTTCCTCTTCAAAAGTTTAAACAAGGTCTTCAGAATGTTAACTTCTTGTTGTTTATCGTGAATATAAATGCCCTAACGTGCTTTCTTGAGTATTATGAAGGATTTTATCTTGAtgagtttttgtgaaatttgttataaaaaaaataatggggaaaaaaggaTGATTTTTCATATCAACTGAAATTTGCGCATATCCCCACTCAATTTGCgtaattctcaaaatgctatgTTATGTATGGGTAGAACCCTGGAATAAGCTTGTTTGAGGTATGGAGGACGTAATTGGAGTGTACGGTTTGGTTGGGGTTTAATACACACACAGTTACccaaaccttaaaggaacacgttgccttggatcggacgagttggtcaaaacaaaagcgtttgtaaccgttttgtatataatgcatatggttggaaagatgtgttaaaagtagaatacaatgatccacacaagtttgcctcgaaattgcggggttttccttctactgtgcgaactaacacggtcggccatttatgggagtcaaaattttgacccccataaatggcaggcgtgttagtcgacgaggtaaaaggaaaaccacgcaattgcgaggcatgtttgtgtggatcattgtattctacttttacaacatctttccacccatatgcattttataaaaaaaggttacaaacgcttttcaaagaccaactcgaccgatccaaagcaacgtgttcctttaaagcattgTGTTTCGCCATGTATCTCAAAAAGGCGTATGGTTTCAGATTGATGCAGGCATTCTCTTTAAAACCTCTGCCTCGTTTTGCTTGCTGGTTTCGTTTTTGGAATTGAGGATCTTGCCTCAttggatttgtttttgttgttgttacttCAGGTCTGGATGAGCTGCTGGACTTGGACAGAACTCAGGATCTGTCGTTGCTTTACAGTTTGTTTCAACGCACCAAGACTGGCCTAATAGAACTGTGTCAATATTTCAGTGCCTACATAAAGGTATGTGAGGTGACCCCTCGCTTCCACTCATGCCCCTCCCTCTTATAAACGATATCAGTTTTTGCGCCCCAAAGCTTGCATCTTAGAAACATTACTGTCAGTTCTGGTTGTAGCTCAACAAAATTGACCAGACTTACAATTTTTGTTCATGACTAGAATTTAAATGAGGATAATTGCCcgcacaattaaaaacatttgaattattTAAATTTGGATTAGCTCTAAGAGCAGATTTATCTCATTTGATTTTGGGTTAGAATACTTCAGTACTCAAGAGAACTGAAGAAGATTTATCAGACCGAAGGTCAACATTTGAaccaaaaaacacaagaccactggCCACTGTGTATTTACAGTGCAGGGCTAGAAAAGATCTAAAGTACACAGCTCAAGCCCTGTTCATGCTTTCTGCGAATGCTTCTTGACTTGTTTGGTCACGTGTTTACTGGCCTGATGCTAAAAATGACTGGCCTCGGGCTTACGGTCCAGTGTAAATTCCGATGCTCTGCGACGGTCAAGCCACAGTTACTAATTTTGTAACATGCTAATTTTGCATTTTCAGAAAACCGGCACGACAATTATCATCAACCCTGAGAAGGACAAGACAATGGTACAGGAACTGTTAGACTTTAAGGACAGGATGGATAATGTCATGACGGAATGCTTCTCAGAGAATGAAAAGTTCTTCAATACCCTCAAGGAATCCTTTGAGGGCTTCATCAACAAGAGGCTCAACAAGCCTGCTGAGTTAGTTGGTAAAACGGAGAAACCttgtttcttgtttatttttttttattttttttggttgTGAAGTCAAGGATTTTCAGAAATGCAAACTTGAACCTTTTTTTTAGGCCAAGGAAATTGTCCTATACTAGCAGAATCAATTATCATAAAATTCCCAGCGGGTTTATTTCTCAGCGGACGCAGAGATATATTTAAGTATACATAAATTCTCAGCGTGTTTATTTCTTAACGGACGCAGAGAAATGTATAACAAATAATATATATTAGGACAACCTAAAAGTTTTATACTGTGGTATTGACCTGGCACGCAGTAAGTTAATTCTCAAGACTGACGAGCAATCCACTGGGCAGCCCCGAAGACGCCCAGTGGCGGGCTCCAGTGATTTTAATGAATATGCATGTACACTACAAGTATCACTCACTCACTCTACCACATAGACAGCTGAGGTCATTCACGCTGATCTCCTATGTCCATGGTTTGTAGTTATCCCttggtgatgagaagcaattatagtgaagtatcttgctcaaggacacaagtgtcacgaccggggaTTGAACCCACGTCCATTGTTTCTTAGTCGTCCCTGGGTGgtgagaagcaataatagtaaagtaccttgctcaatgacacaagtgtcatgactggaatTGGAACCCACACCCAATGACTCAGCAATCAtaacttgagtctgatgcacTTAACCACTTGGCCTTGAAAGCTAGATCTCCATGCAAAGTTTTCATCCTTTTCCTTCTGACTGGCTACAATCGCCTCctacatgcctgtgatttgttttcacagaactcgggaaagtactgattatacagtgctaacacacattggggTATATGGGTAcgaccaaaattaatatactttattcccgatgcaaatttccagcTGTCGAATTTCTtctttgtaacacaaaaatTTCTTTTGTAAAATAGCTAAATACGTGGATAACAAGCTAAGAGCTGGAAACAAAGAAGCCACTGAGGAAGAACTTGAGAGACTACTGGACAAGATAATGGTCATCTTCAGATTCATACACGGTatggacaattaaaaataattgttttattaaaacgtttattcacACTTCTGGTTATTATAGTTACAAAGACCAAAGCAACTGCAAGtatatgaatttgttttctcgTTCCAACAGGTAAAGACGTGTTTGAAGCTTTCTACAAGAAAGATTTGGCCAAGAGGTTATTGGTGGGCAAGAGTGCATCAGTAGATGCTGAGAAATCAATGCTGTCTAAGCTAAAACAAGGTTAGCTATTACACACTATGTCtagtttttcatttttgttgttcttaCTTAACTCATAATGAAAACTACTCTGCTGATTTAAAGGGTCACGTTGCCTTAGAACgggtgagttggtctatgaaaagtgtttgaaaccgtttgttatgaaatgtatttcCTTAcagagatttttttaaaagtagaatataatgatccacacaataatGCCTTGATAATAAATTGTGTGGTGTTCCTTTTATTCAAACTAATACGGCATGCAATTTTGTGGAGTTTTttcgaccatgttagtttgccaagtaaaaggaaaaccgccgCAAATTCAAGGAATTTTTTTGCGTGGATCAATacattcttcttttaaaacatctttccacccatatgcattttataataaacggtttcaaacgcttttcatgaaccaacttgcccgatccaaggtaacgtgtccCTTAAATCTTTGCTCCTGTATCTGGctctctttgaaaattttcttttttttctctatgTTATTACATGTTCCCTTTCCCTTGAGAGAATTCCTTTCTCTTTGAATAGGGAGTTTGGGATCGCGGCACCTCAGTGTGTAGATCCTTGAAATAACTATCAAAGAGTTTATTTAATTTGTGGAATCTGATTTTTTCAGAtttaatcattttgcaaatattaatacaaattttattttctacAGAATGTGGTGGCGCTTTCACAAGTAAGCTAGAAGGAATGTTCAAGGATATGGAACTATCAAAGGACATTATGATTGCATTCAAACAGGTATGCAAGACAAATTGTttgttcaaagacactggacactatttgtatttactcaaaatgatttttagcataacaacctacttggtaatgagcaatggatagctgttgatagtataaaacaatgtgagaaacggctccctctgaagtagtgtggTTTTTGATAaaagggtaatttttcactcaaatattaaaagacttcagctgaagccttttattaagcatctgaaatcacacaaccaagggtgttttttctttcattgatctcttgcaactttggtgaccaattgagtcaaaattttcacagatttgtttttttttatgcatatgttgggataaaccaagtgagtacaccaattgagaatactggtctttgacaattaccaaacatgtccagtgcgaTGGTTTCAACAGCAGAGCTGCCAATTTtccctttgaaaacaaaacaaaacaaatatacattAAAAGTGTGTATAAAAGCTTCTTCCTATTTTCAGGAACTGGAatgctaaacatttttttttacatggacTTATCTGATGACAATTGAAATAAGTTggcgtttttattttaatatttcagcATATTCAGCACCAAAATATTCCCGGTAATGTGGATCTAACAGTCAACATACTCACGATGGGCTACTGGCCGACGTACACACCCATGGAGGTGCATTTACCCGCAGAGGTAAGagaataagttttttttttttcgtagtGTGTAAGTTACCAGTTGTTCTCCACTGTTTCTTAATTATTGTTGTCGCATTTATGTGCTCGTGGGGAAGATATAAACAAGAAAACTTGGGCAAGGGGTCTATTCTTAAACCCTCTTCAAGAGAAACTTGTGAgaatattttcaatttttttgttttgaagatgGTGAAGCTGCAGGAGATATTCAAGCACTTCTATCTGAGTAAACACAGCGGTCGTAAGCTTCAATGGCAACCCAACCTAGGACACTGCGTTGTAAAGGCACAGTTTAAAGAGGTAAACAGTTGTAGAATTTCCGTACTGACCTAAAATCACTGAGCGATAATATTCTGTGACATTGCACAAACTAAATGTCATTCAGTATTTGTtttagatatcaatataaaccacaagggaaactgactgggtaaatgagtTTGGGGTTTGgacaaagaattgactggagtgctagatagctcagttggtagagcgcttaTTAATCCGgatgtcgttggttcgaatcccactccagtcaattctttgttcaaacccctatttgttttatatacatttGTAACTCtcacatttccattgtttgaaaTCAGCGATGACGGCCAATAAAATGGGTCTATTATTCAATTATGTTATTTCATTCTTTTAGGTTAAAGAACTACACGTGTCACTGTTTCAAAGCCTGGTTCTTCTCTT
The sequence above is a segment of the Asterias amurensis chromosome 12, ASM3211899v1 genome. Coding sequences within it:
- the LOC139945377 gene encoding cullin-4A-like, whose product is MPLTRNEQNSSLKSELEIGQRKRKTSGNNHHHGHDRKRTRDDLCEDDENLIMGEAPKRANFSALSTSNNGFTSRASPLVNNKPGSSKKLVIKNFKVRPELPENYQEQTWQRLKEAVEAIHTSRPIKYSLEELYQAVENMCSHKMSAALYDKLKIVCESHVRSQIGLYTGEILDSLSYLKQLNTCWLDHCRQMIMIRSIFLFLDRTYVLQNSFVSSLWDMGLDLFRSHIISNKTVQMRTVEGLLQLIESERGGDVVDHSLLKSLLRMLSDLQIYEEAFEKKFLDATERLYAAEGKQLMHERDVPEYLAHVDRRLEEESQRIMYYLDHTTRKSLIACVEKQLMETHISMILQKGLDELLDLDRTQDLSLLYSLFQRTKTGLIELCQYFSAYIKKTGTTIIINPEKDKTMVQELLDFKDRMDNVMTECFSENEKFFNTLKESFEGFINKRLNKPAELVAKYVDNKLRAGNKEATEEELERLLDKIMVIFRFIHGKDVFEAFYKKDLAKRLLVGKSASVDAEKSMLSKLKQECGGAFTSKLEGMFKDMELSKDIMIAFKQHIQHQNIPGNVDLTVNILTMGYWPTYTPMEVHLPAEMVKLQEIFKHFYLSKHSGRKLQWQPNLGHCVVKAQFKEVKELHVSLFQSLVLLLFNEGNDYTLEDIAQATGIEDTELRRTLQSLACGKARVITKTPKGRDVDDGDKFFFNNDFRHRLCRIKINQVQMKETAEEQSNTQERVFQDRQYQIDAAIVRIMKMRKALNHTLLVSELYNQLKFPVKPSDLKKRIESLIDRDYMERDKDNQNQYHYVA